The Glycine soja cultivar W05 chromosome 19, ASM419377v2, whole genome shotgun sequence genomic sequence TGGTCTGGAATATCAGTCAAGGTAGAGACTAACAGAggatgcaaatagcaatttactttaaattaaagGGTTTTAAACATGCAAATAAGTCTAAAATCCAAATAAAAGGTTTCACTCCTAGACCTAGTGTCTGGTTTGAGCATCCCATACTTTGTAAATGCTCTCTGAGAATTCAACCAGGTAACAGATGTAAAGAAAGCAATTATAACATTTGCAGCCACAGCATCATGGAGGACAGTAAATCGTGATAGAAATGCTAACATATTGGGGCAAAAAATAGCATCAAGGATACACATTGGAATCAATGGGATTATTTCCTGGAACTGAAGTTAATCCTGAAATTTGCATTGTGCTAATCCTTTGCATTTCTCTTTGCCGATCATCATTCAAAATTGTTTCTCCTTGTGCCCGCCGTTCTTCCAAAGGACTAATGCTTTTAAATGCACTTGCTGCAAAATGAAAAGGTTAAtgaaaatttcaatcaataaaaaatcatcCAATTCAATATTGAAATTACCTGAGAGGTCAGACCAAATACGGGTGTGATCAGATGGAAGCTCTGATGACACATTTGCTCTGCAGTTCTCTTGCTGCATGTAAGATGCATTTCTTTCTTCAGTATGAGGGTGTGTTCTGGTGGCCCCCGCAAGAGGTTCTGAGGCAGCCCCCTCATGAAGCTGAGAAATCAACATGGTAGCCAGTACAAGGGTGGCATCAAAATTTGAGTGAGATCCATCTTCCAAACCAAATTTAGGTGCCATAAGAATAGGTCTGCTTGCCAAACACAGAATCATAAAAGAGAATTAAGGTAAATAGCaagtaataaaaacaataaaatactaACATGAAAGTAAAACCAGAATGTAGGAAAATATGTCTTTTAATTTCAGTGTGTGTGTAGCATATTTCTCCACAGTAAAATCCAAGACAAGTATGTCTTTGCAACTTTTCACATTTCCTTATCTCTATTTGGGATTTAATAAACTATTATAAGTACACTGATCAATAAGCAATCTGCATATTGCATAATGCCATAATCTAAAATAGAAGGTATGCATTCATATTCATAGGACAATTCATGCCATTGAGGATAAATTGTGTTTAGATACTAAATACATCTTACTCGCCAGCTTTCTCAAAATGCAAATGGAGGTCAACTTCACAGCCCtcacaaaatgaaagaaatgccTGCAGTTTGATGAGAAAAATACCAAGTGAGTTTCAATAAGTTAATTAGCCTTAGAatgtaagaaagaaaaaataacaaaatttctgaaagataacatgataaaaattaaaaaatctgatATCAGGTGACTGCAATCTCTAACAGTTGCTAAACTTACCTCTGTCAgccaaaaatttaaaagcaaaagGCTTGGCTTACTATACCTTCAGTTCTTTTACACTAAAAGTCACATCTATTGGATCTCCAGTATGAACATACTGCAAAAATTCTTCTTTAGGATCTATCCACAGTTGGGTGTGCAGCAACGTATCATTGTCTGCCATGAAATCTCCATgcataaatatatacatttttcaaTAAAGCTACCAACAAAAGCATCCTCTTTACCTTTGGTTGGGTCCATATAACTTCGAAGTTCAACTGCCTTTCCACCAATTTCATTTGAAGCATCAAGAGGTAGAGAAGAAGGTTCTGTTGCAATGATAGTGATCTCTTGAAGAGATGACTGAAAATTAGCAAGTAACCTGCTCAGATCTCGAGGGCTCACAACAAAGTTGCTGGGAAATTTTTGCCTATCAAGGGACAAGTGTTGTATGTCAGGTTCTACATTGCAAGTAATCCAATAGGTTTTTCTCATACCTGCAGTTAATGAATAACATATCCTTTTCAATCCACAATAGGGTCAAATATGTGTAAGTGCACACACACAATAGCAGCATATATGATGAGATGCCTAACACCATGTATATAGTAGATAGGACATCCAATTATTGATAAATACTCAAGTCCAAAGAAGGATCGAGTCCATTAGAGAAAAATTGCTACTATAGAATTTTAGAACCTTCATATGCAACAGACTTCAAACTCTATAGAAGGAGTTATGTTTAGTCATGGGCTATAACAATCCCCTAAGCTGCTCAGCAAAATAAAGGAGGCAGTTGACATGCCATAACAATTACCAGGTAGAAAATATCACTAGTTTTAATTCAGAAACCAACTACATTATCAAGATTGTTTCAAAGACAAGTAAATGATTAGTCTCCAATGGTAACCCAAATCCAATAGCAATTGCTACTACTATAACTTTCCCCTTGTTGACCAACCACCAAAGATTGAGTATATATTAAATAAGCATATTACCATTATAGCAATCCAAAATCCACTGCAGTTTGGAAGCATCTGGATCAGGCAGTCTCACGGTCAAATGGTCAATATTCGTAATAGGTGTCCTGAGAACAGCACAAACAGCCTAATCAAAGTACGTGGGCAAGAAATGTTCACTTCAAAACCTCATTTAAATTAAAGCGAGAAAAGGCCTTTTCACACCTTCAGAAGCACACTGCATTGCACGGAATTGCCGGAAACGTTATACGCATCAAAGAAGCCAGGCTTGAGAGCGATGCATTGATAAGCAGAACGTGATGAATTAATAGTATGGAAAAGAAGCTGCAACAACGAATCAATGAACAGAAATAAGTAGTGCATAAGTGAAGTACTACTAAACAGCCAATAATCGACAATCCTTATTTCGATTAAAAGTACTAATTACAACGCAAAACCCTAACTAAAATGTAAGGAGGTGCAGAAAGCTTCTCCGGAGAGAAAATGacgagaaataaaaatatctttccgATTAGTAAAGTGGCGCCATAATCAAAGCGTAATTTCAGTTTCTCTGAAGCTGGTTCGGCATAATCGTCAAATGAAATTGCGTTCGGATTGAGAAATCGTGAAACGGAAATGAAGAAAGCGAGAGTTGCAGAGGAATGTTATTGTTACCTGGGAGGAATAGACTTGAATAGCGAGCTCGTTTCCGATGCGTGCGAGACAAGTGATGCATCGCGCAAAGGTTTTTAGAGCGTTGTCGCTTAACGAAATCTCCATGGTTTGACACAACACACTGAACAGTGAACACGCGGTGAGGAACGCGCCTATTTAGGGTTCGCGCCTTGGCGGGTGTTTCACTAATGCCCGTTAAAGTATTTAAATTAGTAACTATTCTAACTTCAACGTTGATGGAGGAAATGCCTGGTTTAAAGGAATGAATAAGGGTGAAAGGGAAaagacattaaataaaattaaagatttgaattaaaatatattcatattaaCTTTTAAGGATGTGATTTGATAGATGAGagtgaaaatgaataaaaatataaaaaaatgaaaatgattcaaaagacatgaaaaataatataaaataaaatagtttgatagagatgaaagaagatgttaaaggaaaaaaagttcaattaaggtaatttaatagataaaaatatagataagaAGAGATAACAATTATGAgataaattgatattaaaagtGTGTAAGAGATTCttctaactttttcttttttcatttgtttgtttctctcttTTGTGTTAAGTATGATCTCATATTCTTTATttactttcacctttttttttctcaatttaaaatgaaagtTGAAGCTCATGGATCCCACATAATTTTCAAAACATTCAATCCTCTTCCATAAGTAACAAACACCCCACCTTCCAACTTTCATTCCATTTCATCCTTACCCACTTTCACCCCTCTAATTTTTACTAGAACCAAACATCCCAAAAAATTTCATCACAAATACATCCAAAATGAAAGCAACCAAACAGAGCCTAATGACTCACTTGATGGCAgagagtttttagtttttaatttttaaataaaatatatttgacaaaaaatagagttaaaagatattttaacttaatttcaaaacacttttaatttatttaaaaaaaaatatgtgaatttaatttttaatttaaaaaatatattttccttgCACTTAACAATGGTACTACCTCCCCCGTCACCACTTGcaccttaaattaattttaatactcGTTTTTCTatgtaagtaattttaaaacactATGATAGAAACATtcaaattaagtttaatttaaaatttaaaattagataaaattaagaaatgacagttgttttaattttttttaaaacttataactaaaaaacactCTAAATAGGCCCTAAGTCAAGTGATCCATAATTTGCATGCGAGGAAGTTGAATAGATAAAACTTATAAACATTTACTTAattcttttagtttttgtaaatataaaattatttatttttagtctttaaaattattttatttaattttagaaatgtgTTCAGGTGTTTCTTCCAATGACAAAATGTCTTGCATCGCAGGtcaatgataaaattttataaacatcATCGTCTCTTAATCTATTAATGTAGCATGACGGAATCATTGGAATACCATAATAGACAATACGAATGCAACAATTCTAATAATCCCGGTAAACATGAGGTTTGAACAATGtgatctttgtttttcatgtaaaatcattttattttagtctttcttaattcattataaaaatgAGGATTATACATAACACATATTTCTAcaacaaaaaactaaaataaagagTTAAAAGTAAACATTACCTTATTATCTAtccaaactaaaaatatatttaatcataaatctatTAAACCAAACTACTTTTATTATCAATGGAGTGCCTATGTTTTAAAGtgataaataaagagaaattttgaaaattaaattaaacaaagagtaaaaagggaaaaaaaatgaaaatttgttattaaaaatcaattatgaTTTCATCTCAGTTCAGTGTCATTCGAAATTTAATACGGATTTGGTTTGTGTACACGGGATACTTATCAATATAGCATTTGATGCCTCTTCACCTTTTCTCTTTTGTCTATTTCACAATCAGCCCTAGATACCCTTTGAAGGtggatttttgtttcttttataattctttcatataaataaattaataattaaagcatagtttttacatttttaattcctatagtttgaaagtgatctatttaatccttataatttacattttaattctctatctcttttaGTCTCGTAGTTTAAAAGTGATATATTTAATCGTTGTAgtctataagaactaaaaaaaataagaac encodes the following:
- the LOC114399232 gene encoding cell cycle checkpoint control protein RAD9A-like, translating into MEISLSDNALKTFARCITCLARIGNELAIQVYSSQLLFHTINSSRSAYQCIALKPGFFDAYNVSGNSVQCSVLLKAVCAVLRTPITNIDHLTVRLPDPDASKLQWILDCYNGMRKTYWITCNVEPDIQHLSLDRQKFPSNFVVSPRDLSRLLANFQSSLQEITIIATEPSSLPLDASNEIGGKAVELRSYMDPTKDNDTLLHTQLWIDPKEEFLQYVHTGDPIDVTFSVKELKAFLSFCEGCEVDLHLHFEKAGEPILMAPKFGLEDGSHSNFDATLVLATMLISQLHEGAASEPLAGATRTHPHTEERNASYMQQENCRANVSSELPSDHTRIWSDLSASAFKSISPLEERRAQGETILNDDRQREMQRISTMQISGLTSVPGNNPIDSNVPTEKDHGQEPQDAMQDNGQAISQHHRSNWVDAEEDDEDEQDEDDQYIQPTPPYYEEH